Proteins encoded by one window of Catharus ustulatus isolate bCatUst1 chromosome Z, bCatUst1.pri.v2, whole genome shotgun sequence:
- the LOC117010835 gene encoding uncharacterized protein LOC117010835 encodes MATEIDNCCPICLDSWKEISYILPCLHQFCYTCILQWAENTPKCPLCKRRILSILHSMETENDYMEHVIALSETSSIIVHQARGDPRHIDLHFSGAPQTWAAEGVPRHPVGSLQPGEWMVLFRDHPCLLDTLVLWVRPRLRQIFRNNWTEAELVEDAVMDILTNHGIDEDQLIQMLWVSLQNHAAIFVQQLIRVAVRRCSREACRLLAHQPCLPAQVPALLTALQDAPCMRCPTPPPLPWMGIPTATPLYPLPSLSEQEEPQEEPEESDLVSSRQGSEPSLEGAW; translated from the coding sequence ATGGCCACAGAGATTGACAACTGCTGTCCCATCTGCCTGGACAGCTGGAAGGAGATCAGCTACATATTGCCATGCCTGCACCAGTTCTGTTACACCTGCATCCTGCAGTGGGCAGAGAACACACCCAAGTGCCCACTCTGCAAGAGGAGGATTCTATCCATCCTGCACTCCATGGAGACAGAAAACGACTACATGGAGCATGTCATTGCACTGTCTGAGACATCATCCATCATTGTCCACCAGGCAAGAGGAGACCCCAGACACATTGACCTCCATTTCTCTGGAGCACCCCAGACATGGGCTGCAGAAGGAGTGCCCAGGCATCCTGTGGGCAGCCTCCAGCCTGGGGAATGGATGGTACTTTTCCGGGACCACCCATGCCTCCTAGATACCCTGGTGCTCTGGGTCCGACCAAGGCTGAGGCAGATCTTCAGGAACAACTGGACAGAGGCAGAGCTAGTGGAGGATGCTGTCATGGACATCCTGACCAACCATGGAATTGATGAAGACCAGCTGATCCAGATGCTGTGGGTCTCCCTCCAAAACCATGCGGCGATATTTGTGCAACAGCTTATCCGTGTTGCTGTGCGACGGTGCAGCAGGGAGGCCTGTCGTCTGCTGGCCCACCAGCCCTGTCTCCCTGCCCAAGTCCCAGCCCTTCTGACAGCCTTGCAAGATGCGCCATGCATGAGGTGCCCAACACCTCCTCCACTACCATGGATGGGGATTCCAACAGCTACCCCTCTGTACCCATTACCATCGCTGTCGGAGCAAGAagagccccaggaggagccagaGGAGTCTGATCTTGTGTCTTCCAGACAGGGCAGTGAACCCTCTCTTGAGGGGGCGTGGTGA
- the NFIL3 gene encoding nuclear factor interleukin-3-regulated protein encodes MQLRKMQTLKKEQGPVDTSSNVDKIMVLKSTLAEVSEELSTNEDMLLTEASSGKSKSSACRRKREFIPDEKKDAMYWEKRRKNNEAAKRSREKRRLNDLVLENKLIALGEENATLKAELLSLKLKFGLISSAAYAQEIQKLSSSTTVYFQDYQSSKSNINSFVDEHEPSIVGSSCISVIKHSPHSSMSDVSETSTVEHTQPSRIQSNCRSPENKFQIIKQEPMELEREPRDDRGSYKASIYPNYMGATFNVYSHSPPLLQVNRSSSNSPRTSETDDGVVGKSSDGEDEQQVPKGPIHSPVEHKNVHATVKVPEVNSSALPHKLRIKAKAMQVKVEAMDNDYDATQKLSSPIDMSSKRHFDLEKHGAQNLVHSSHTPFSVQVTNIQDWSLKPELWHQKELNVKIQSGCKTGVVEIKDNIYNVSESENLYLKQGIANLSAEVASLKRLITTQISASDSG; translated from the coding sequence ATGCAGCTGAGAAAAATGCAGACCCTTAAAAAGGAGCAGGGACCTGTTGATACAAGTAGCAATGTGGACAAAATCATGGTACTTAAGTCAACTTTAGCAGAAGTATCTGAAGAATTGTCTACAAATGAAGATATGCTACTTACTGAAGCAAGTAGTGGAAAGAGCAAATCTTCAGCTTGCCGGAGAAAGCGAGAATTCATTCCAGATGAAAAGAAAGATGCGATGTATTGGGAGAAAAGGCGGAAAAATAATGAAGCTGCCAAAAGATCTCGTGAAAAGCGACGACTGAATGACCTTGTCTTAGAGAACAAACTAATTGCACTGGGAGAAGAGAATGCCACTttgaaggcagagctgctttcaTTGAAGTTAAAGTTCGGTTTAATTAGTTCTGCGGCCTATGCCCAAGAGATACAGAAACTCAGTAGCTCAACAACTGTGTATTTTCAAGATTATCAGAGTTCAAAATCTAATATTAACTCATTTGTAGATGAACACGAACCATCTATAGTTGGTAGCAGTTGTATTTCTGTCATTAAGCATTCTCCTCACAGCTCAATGTCTGATGTATCTGAAACATCAACTGTAGAGCATACCCAACCAAGTCGTATACAAAGCAACTGTAGAAGTCCTGAAAATAAGTTCCAGATTATAAAACAGGAGCCCATGGAATTAGAGAGAGAGCCACGAGATGACAGAGGTTCATATAAAGCATCCATATATCCAAACTACATGGGAGCTACCTTTAATGTGTACTCACATTCTCCTCCTCTCTTGCAAGTTAATAGGTCCTCCAGTAATTCTCCGAGAACGTCAGAAACTGATGATGGTGTAGTTGGAAAGTCATCTGATGGAGAAGATGAACAACAGGTTCCTAAGGGTCCAATTCATTCCCCAGTTGAACATAAAAATGTTCATGCAACAGTTAAAGTTCCAGAGGTGAATTCTTCAGCTTTGCCTCACAAGCTTCGAATCAAAGCCAAAGCCATGCAAGTTAAAGTGGAAGCAATGGATAATGACTATGATGCAACACAGAAATTGTCATCACCCATTGACATGTCttcaaaaagacattttgaCCTTGAAAAACATGGTGCGCAAAACTTGGTGCATTCTTCTCACACTCCTTTCTCGGTTCAAGTGACTAATATCCAAGACTGGTCACTTAAACCAGAACTCTGGCATCAGAAGGAACTCAACGTTAAAATTCAGAGTGgttgcaaaactggagttgttGAAATAAAAGACAATATCTACAACGTCTCTGAGTCAGAGAACCTCTATTTGAAGCAGGGCATAGCAAACTTATCTGCAGAGGTTGCTTCACTTAAAAGACTTATAACTACACAAATCTCTGCATCAGACTCTGGTTAA